The Tachyglossus aculeatus isolate mTacAcu1 chromosome 22, mTacAcu1.pri, whole genome shotgun sequence genome window below encodes:
- the LOC119943737 gene encoding uncharacterized protein LOC119943737 isoform X2, with protein MAPPDQAHGSGPSSGLIGIARNNDGGDGMEETEAEEKERNATKRKRDKVVVHETPRNRPVSKSITEALWTTFKTKHHVRTAEAVTAWFQSTRRKHQETAKVQKKATKCTG; from the exons ATGGCACCCCCAGATCAGGCACATGGGTCCGGACCTTCCTCTGGGCTCATCGGCATTGCTAGGAACAACGACGGAGGTGATGGGATGGAAGAGACAGAggcggaagaaaaggaaaggaacgcAACCAAGAGGAAGAGGGACAAGGTGGTGGTCCACGAAACCCCCCGGAATCGTCCTGTGAGCAAATCCATCACGGAAGCCTTGTGGACGACATTTAAAACGAAGCATCACGTCAGGACCGCTGAAGCG GTTACAGCCTGGTTCCAGAGCACCAGAAGGAAACACCAGGAAACGGCTAAGGTCCAGAAGAAGGCGACAAAGTGCACAG GATGA
- the LOC119943737 gene encoding NANOG neighbor homeobox-like isoform X1 — translation MAPPDQAHGSGPSSGLIGIARNNDGGDGMEETEAEEKERNATKRKRDKVVVHETPRNRPVSKSITEALWTTFKTKHHVRTAEAVRPAGDLTISVPRVTAWFQSTRRKHQETAKVQKKATKCTG, via the exons ATGGCACCCCCAGATCAGGCACATGGGTCCGGACCTTCCTCTGGGCTCATCGGCATTGCTAGGAACAACGACGGAGGTGATGGGATGGAAGAGACAGAggcggaagaaaaggaaaggaacgcAACCAAGAGGAAGAGGGACAAGGTGGTGGTCCACGAAACCCCCCGGAATCGTCCTGTGAGCAAATCCATCACGGAAGCCTTGTGGACGACATTTAAAACGAAGCATCACGTCAGGACCGCTGAAGCGGTAAGACCGGCCGGAGATTTGACAATCTCCGTTCCACGG GTTACAGCCTGGTTCCAGAGCACCAGAAGGAAACACCAGGAAACGGCTAAGGTCCAGAAGAAGGCGACAAAGTGCACAG GATGA